The Miltoncostaea marina DNA window GCCGGCGGCGGCGGCAGGTGCTCCATGGCCGCGTCGACCGCCGCCGCGACGTCGTCCGGCCCGCCCACCGCCACCGTGGCGATCGTCTCGCCGCTGTACGGGTTGGTGACGGCGAGGTCCTCGTTGCGCTGGTCGAATGCCCCGTCGAGCAGCAGCCCGGTGGGCTGGGACGGGTCGAGTGCCGGGCTGGTGATCCCCATGCGAACCCCGCTCCTGTCGGCGTCGGACGTTGAATACGATACCCAGGCGGGTACCCCCGGACGGCCGGTCGAAACGAGGGGGAGTCTCACGTGCAGGCCGCCGAGCTGATGGTGCGCTGCCTGGAGGCCGAGGGTGTGGAGCGCATCTTCGCCATCCCGGGCGAGGAGACGCTCGAGATCATCGACGCGCTCAGCCGGTCGCCGATCGACGTGGTCGTGGTGCGCCACGAGCAGGGGGCCGCCTTCATGGCCGACGTCCACGGCCGGCTCACCGGCCGGGCGGGCGTCTGCCTGGGCACGCTGGGCCCGGGCGCCACCAACCTCATCACGGGCGTCGGCGACGCGTACCTCGACTACGCCCCGATGGTCGCGATCACCGGCCAGGTGAAGCTCGACCTGGTCCACAAGGAGAGCCACCAGTACGTCGACGTGGTGGACATGCTGCGGCCGGTCACGAAGTGGAACGCGCGCATCGAGCGCCCGGAGACCGTGCCCGAGGTCGTGCGCAAGGCCTTCAAGCTGGCCGAGGCGGAGCGCCCGGGGCCGACCCACCTCGAGCTGTCCGAGACGATCGCCGCGGCCGAGCTGCCCTCCTCCGCCCGCCCGCTGGCCCGCAGCGCCCCGGTGCCGAGCCGGCCCGACGACGCGGCGGTGCGCCAGGCGGCGGCGATCATCCGCGAGGCCCGCCGGCCCGTGGTGCTGACCGGCAACGGGGTCATCCGCGGCGGCGCCGCCGGCGCGCTGCGTGAGCTGTGCGCGCACGCCGGCATCCCCGCCTGCCCCACCTTCATGGGCAAGGGCGCGCTCGACGACCGCTCGCTGCTGTCGCTGCCCGCCGTGGGGCTGCAGGCGCGCGACTCGGTCACCGCCGGCCTGGACGAGGCCGACGTCGTGATCTGCGCCGGCTACGACCTGGTGGAGTTCGGCCCCGCCGCCTGGAACCCCGACACGCTCAAGCGGATCATCCACGTCGACCGCCGTCCGGCCGAGGTGGACGGCCACTACATCCCCGAGGTCGAGATCGTGGCCGGCGTGGCCGACACGCTGCGCGCCCTGCGCGACGAGCTGCCCGCGCGCGACGAGCCGGCCTACGCCACACGCCTGCACGTGGCGGTGGCCACGGAGCTGCGCGCCACGCTGGAGCGGCCGGGGATCGTGACGCCCCAGGCGGCGATCGGCGCGATCCGGGCCGCCATGGAGCCCGAGGACATCCTCATCTCCGACGTGGGCGCCCACAAGCTGTGGCTCGGCCGGCTCTTCCCGGCCTACGAGCCGGGCACGGTGATCATCAGCAACGGCTTCGCCACGATGGGGGTCGGCCTTCCGGGGGCGATCGCGGCGGCGCTCGCCCTGCCGGAGCGGCGGGCCGTGACCGTGTCGGGCGACGGCGGCTTCCTCATGAACGTGCAGGAGATGGAGACCGCCGC harbors:
- a CDS encoding acetolactate synthase large subunit; the encoded protein is MQAAELMVRCLEAEGVERIFAIPGEETLEIIDALSRSPIDVVVVRHEQGAAFMADVHGRLTGRAGVCLGTLGPGATNLITGVGDAYLDYAPMVAITGQVKLDLVHKESHQYVDVVDMLRPVTKWNARIERPETVPEVVRKAFKLAEAERPGPTHLELSETIAAAELPSSARPLARSAPVPSRPDDAAVRQAAAIIREARRPVVLTGNGVIRGGAAGALRELCAHAGIPACPTFMGKGALDDRSLLSLPAVGLQARDSVTAGLDEADVVICAGYDLVEFGPAAWNPDTLKRIIHVDRRPAEVDGHYIPEVEIVAGVADTLRALRDELPARDEPAYATRLHVAVATELRATLERPGIVTPQAAIGAIRAAMEPEDILISDVGAHKLWLGRLFPAYEPGTVIISNGFATMGVGLPGAIAAALALPERRAVTVSGDGGFLMNVQEMETAARLSLPVVVVVWVDGRYGVIGWKQERRFGRTSAIDFGTPHWPSLARAFGWEHEEATDAPALTAAIRAATARGGPSLVTVPIDYRQNVRLANLGEPSLGA